One part of the Epinephelus fuscoguttatus linkage group LG12, E.fuscoguttatus.final_Chr_v1 genome encodes these proteins:
- the LOC125898308 gene encoding von Willebrand factor A domain-containing protein 7-like isoform X2 — MSGLAALCFLLLQTGASGFGLSSGESLSHQEITKRAILNTTAQTCRALALAEGRDFTFPSLTVDAVAAACEAPSKSFLQTIQLIQSKNQQVDSTLFNQAQYHMDDEQILEGRKIITDGLAAVKANNREQNFEAAREKLGQILHPLQDFYSHSNWVEMGNQLPNSNLIRSDTSVGNIAAESRATCRDCNGDDCRNNILEDILRENILTTGYFNFVSKPRGKCNHGDEHDRTSNIEPKGGINKDTLDSSHGHLHMEAANVAIAATSELLEDIRGAAGDKPFLQMMGISRGSSKALCFVIDTTGSMSDDIAAVRTVTSDIIDRRVGTQDEPSVYILVPFNDPDFGPLTRTTDPEVFRNAINSLTATGGGDAPEMSLSGLQLALTSAPPNSEIFLFTDAAAKDVHLRNTVLALIGRTNTVVNFMITAVLGFRRRRQSDDSLQQQQQQQPKSRMVRSDAQLYRDLAQASGGLAIQVSKSELLEATSIITQTSSSSLVTLLQAARNPGKAENFTFTVDESVKNLTVYITGNSVTFTLISPSGVSQESTDTTGSLITASQSVGNFKTLQLKQQVGLWEIQMVSTNPYILKVVGESPIDFLFNFLEESQGPFGGFDVVDNRPRAGVNGSLMVTVTGSESATVTEVILVESSGFGEVNGNVEAQGGGDFLAHFDRIPAEEFVVLVKGQSNNGSPRMSSANFQRQSPTNIRASAVAVTSPDSDSVLVPGTPLSVPFTVMTSGTGGTFSIQATNDQSFPSTFPSSLMLETDGSANGTGTLTAPLNTASGTVVTLTISAEASGATDTNYVVRRFTVLETVTDITKPVCELPSLQSLCSDNCVLSMWELSVQVTDGANGTGVDRITLRQGNGTLNTSLAADNENITLVSYSASCCSPDVELVVVDRVGNVATCFYSVRTVATTTNTPTTTTTPTTTTTPTTTNTPTTTTTPLTTTTPTTTNTHTTTTTLLTTNTPTTTTTPTTTTTPTTTNTPTTTNTPTTTPTTTTSPTTTTTPTTTNTPTTTTSPTTTTSPTTTTTPTTTNTPTTTTSPTTTTSPTTTPTTTTSPTTTIPTIMTTTTPTTTTPTIMTTTKTTTTTNTPQRPTVAAVESLSTRAVQSFLLCLSITVLGLSLTF; from the exons ATGTCTGGGTTGGCTGCGTTGTGTTTCCTGCTTCTGCAGACTGGAGCTTCTGGGTTTGGGTTATCCAGTGGAGAATCTCTGAGTCATCAGGAGATCACTAAGAGAGCAATCTTAAATACCACTGCGCAGACATGTCGTGCTCTGGCCCTGGCTGAGGGCAGAGACTTCACTTTTCCT tCTCTGACTGTtgatgctgttgctgctgcctgTGAAGCGCCATCCAAGAGCTTCCTCCAAACCATCCAACTGATCCAATCAAAGAATCAACAAGTAGACTCAACTCTTTTCAACCAAGCACAGTATCACATGGACGATGAACAAATTTTGGAGGGAAGGAAAATCATCACAGATGGATTGGCAGCTGTGAAGGCCAACAACAGGGAACAGAACTTTGAGGCTGCCAGAGAAAAACTGGGACAAATCTTACACCCTCTACAG GATTTCTACAGTCATAGCAACTGGGTGGAGATGGGAAACCAACTCCCAAACTCCAATCTGATCAGATCAGACACCAGCGTTGGCAACATAGCAG CTGAAAGCAGAGCAACCTGTCGCGACTGTAATGGAGACGACTGCAGGAACAACATTTTGGAGGATATTCTCAGGGAAAATATACTAACCACAGGAtactttaattttgtgtctaaaccGAGAG GAAAATGCAACCATGGAGATGAGCATGATAGAACAAGTAACATTGAACCTAAAGGTGGGATCAATAAAGACACTTTGGACTCCAGCCATGGACACCTCCACATGGAAGCTGCAAATGTGGCAATTGCTGCAACCAGTGAGCTCCTGGAGGACATTCGAGGGGCTGCTGGTGACAAACCATTCCTCCA GATGATGGGAATCTCAAGAGGATCCAGTAAAGCTCTTTGTTTTGTGATCGACACGACAGGAAGCATGAGTGATGACATTGCAGCAGTGAGGACTGTCACTTCTGATATAATTGACAGGAGAGTGGGAACACAAGACGAGCCCTCAGTTTACATTCTTGTACCTTTCAATGATCCAG ATTTTGGGCCACTGACAAGGACAACAGACCCAGAAGTCTTCAGGAATGCTATTAATTCACTAACAGCAACTGGTGGAGGAGATGCTCCAGAAATGAGTCTTTCTGGGCTTCAG CTGGCATTAACTAGTGCTCCTCCCAATTCTGAGATCTTCCTCTTCACTGATGCAGCTGCTAAAGATGTACACCTGAGAAACACAGTGCTCGCACTCATCGGGCGAACCAACACGGTG gTAAACTTCATGATAACTGCCGTTCTGGGATTTCGTCGTCGTAGGCAGAGTGATGATAGCctccaacaacaacagcaacaacaaccaaaaagtCGAATGGTGAGATCAGATGCTCAGCTGTACAGAGACCTGGCTCAGGCTTCAGGAGGTCTGGCTATCCAAGTCTCAAAGAGTGAGCTCCTTGAAGCCACCAGCATCATAACACAGACATCCAGCTCCTCTCTG GTGACCCTTCTGCAGGCAGCCAGGAATCCAGGAAAGGCTGAAAATTTCACCTTCACCGTTGACGAGTCGGTGAAAAACCTCACAGTTTACATCACTGGGAACTCTGTGACCTTTACTCTTATCAGCCCCTCAG GTGTGTCTCAGGAAAGCACCGACACGACAGGATCACTGATCACTGCATCCCAGTCAGTGGGAAACTTCAAGACTCTGCAGCTAAAACAACAAGTTGGACTGTGGGAAATTCAAATGGTGTCAACAAATCCCTACATTCTGAAGGTTGTAG GTGAAAGTCCCATTGACTTCCTGTTTAACTTTTTGGAGGAATCGCAGGGCCCGTTCGGAGGTTTTGATGTCGTAGACAATCGTCCCAGAGCTG GTGTTAATGGCAGCCTGATGGTGACAGTGACCGGGAGTGAATCCGCCACAGTGACAGAAGTCATTCTGGTTGAATCGTCTGGGTTCGGAGAGGTTAATGGCAACGTGGAGGCTCAGGGTGGAGGAGACTTCTTGGCTCACTTTGACAGGATACCAGCAGAGGAGTTTGTGGTGCTTGTGAAGGGGCAGAGCAATAATGGTTCCCCCAGAATGTCCTCTGCAAACTTTCAAAGGCAGTCCCCCACCAACATCAGAGCATCTGCTGTGGCTGTTACTTCT CCTGATTCAGACAGCGTCTTAGTTCCAGGAACACCACTTTCAGTTCCCTTCACTGTGATGACGAGTGGTACAGGAGGAACCTTCAGCATCCAAGCTACCAATGACCAAAGTTTTCCCTCGACTTTCCCGTCCAGTTTAATGCTGGAAACTGACGGCAGTGCCAATGGTACAGGGACCCTCACAGCACCTCTCAACACTGCGTCTGGTACTGTCGTCACCCTGACCATTTCGGCCGAGGCTTCAGGAGCCACAGACACCAACTACGTCGTGCGGCGTTTCACTGTCCTTGAAACG GTGACTGATATCACTAAGCCGGTGTGTGAGCTGCCCAGCCTGCAGTCCCTCTGCTCTGATAACTGCGTGTTATCGATGTGGGAGCTCTCAGTTCAGGTGACTGATGGTGCTAATGGGACGGGTGTCGACCGTATTACCCTCAGACAAGGCAATGGGACCTTGAACACCAGCCTGGCTGCTGACAATGAGAACATAACCCTGGTTTCCTACAGTGCGTCTTGCTGTTCACCTGATGTGGAGCTGGTGGTTGTGGATCGGGTGGGTAATGTAGCCACATGTTTCTACAGCGTCCGGACCGTCGCTACAACCACAAACACTCCCACAACTACAACCACTCCCACAACCACAACTACTCCCACAACCACAAACACTCCCACAACTACAACCACTCCCTTAACCACAACTACTCCCACAaccacaaacactcacacaacaacaaccactCTCTTAACCACAAACACTCCCACAACCACAACTACTCCCACAACCACAACTACTCCCACAACCACAAAC ACTCCCACAACCACAAACACTCCCACAACCACTCCCACAACAACAACCTCTCCCACAACCACAACTACTCCCACAACCACAAACACTCCCACAACCACAACCTCTCCCACAACAACAACCTCTCCCACAACCACAACTACTCCCACAACCACAAACACTCCCACAACCACAACCTCTCCCACAACAACAACCTCTCCCACAACCACTCCCACAACAACAACCTCTCCCACAACCACCATTCCCACAATCATGACCACAACCACTCCCACAACGACCACTCCCACAATCATGACCACAACCAAGACAACTACAACCACCAATACTCCACAGCGTCCAACAGTAGCAGCTGTTGAGTCTTTGTCTACCAGAGCTGTTCAGTCTTTTCTTCTTTGCCTTAGCATCACGGTCCTGGGGCtcagtttaacattttaa
- the LOC125898308 gene encoding von Willebrand factor A domain-containing protein 7-like isoform X1, with protein MSGLAALCFLLLQTGASGFGLSSGESLSHQEITKRAILNTTAQTCRALALAEGRDFTFPSLTVDAVAAACEAPSKSFLQTIQLIQSKNQQVDSTLFNQAQYHMDDEQILEGRKIITDGLAAVKANNREQNFEAAREKLGQILHPLQDFYSHSNWVEMGNQLPNSNLIRSDTSVGNIAAESRATCRDCNGDDCRNNILEDILRENILTTGYFNFVSKPRGKCNHGDEHDRTSNIEPKGGINKDTLDSSHGHLHMEAANVAIAATSELLEDIRGAAGDKPFLQMMGISRGSSKALCFVIDTTGSMSDDIAAVRTVTSDIIDRRVGTQDEPSVYILVPFNDPDFGPLTRTTDPEVFRNAINSLTATGGGDAPEMSLSGLQLALTSAPPNSEIFLFTDAAAKDVHLRNTVLALIGRTNTVVNFMITAVLGFRRRRQSDDSLQQQQQQQPKSRMVRSDAQLYRDLAQASGGLAIQVSKSELLEATSIITQTSSSSLVTLLQAARNPGKAENFTFTVDESVKNLTVYITGNSVTFTLISPSGVSQESTDTTGSLITASQSVGNFKTLQLKQQVGLWEIQMVSTNPYILKVVGESPIDFLFNFLEESQGPFGGFDVVDNRPRAGVNGSLMVTVTGSESATVTEVILVESSGFGEVNGNVEAQGGGDFLAHFDRIPAEEFVVLVKGQSNNGSPRMSSANFQRQSPTNIRASAVAVTSPDSDSVLVPGTPLSVPFTVMTSGTGGTFSIQATNDQSFPSTFPSSLMLETDGSANGTGTLTAPLNTASGTVVTLTISAEASGATDTNYVVRRFTVLETVTDITKPVCELPSLQSLCSDNCVLSMWELSVQVTDGANGTGVDRITLRQGNGTLNTSLAADNENITLVSYSASCCSPDVELVVVDRVGNVATCFYSVRTVATTTNTPTTTTTPTTTTTPTTTNTPTTTTTPLTTTTPTTTNTHTTTTTLLTTNTPTTTTTPTTTTTPTTTNTPTTTTTLLTTNTPTTTTTPTTTTTPTTTNTPTTTTTPTTTNTPTTTPTTTTSPTTTTTPTTTNTPTTTTSPTTTTSPTTTTTPTTTNTPTTTTSPTTTTSPTTTPTTTTSPTTTIPTIMTTTTPTTTTPTIMTTTKTTTTTNTPQRPTVAAVESLSTRAVQSFLLCLSITVLGLSLTF; from the exons ATGTCTGGGTTGGCTGCGTTGTGTTTCCTGCTTCTGCAGACTGGAGCTTCTGGGTTTGGGTTATCCAGTGGAGAATCTCTGAGTCATCAGGAGATCACTAAGAGAGCAATCTTAAATACCACTGCGCAGACATGTCGTGCTCTGGCCCTGGCTGAGGGCAGAGACTTCACTTTTCCT tCTCTGACTGTtgatgctgttgctgctgcctgTGAAGCGCCATCCAAGAGCTTCCTCCAAACCATCCAACTGATCCAATCAAAGAATCAACAAGTAGACTCAACTCTTTTCAACCAAGCACAGTATCACATGGACGATGAACAAATTTTGGAGGGAAGGAAAATCATCACAGATGGATTGGCAGCTGTGAAGGCCAACAACAGGGAACAGAACTTTGAGGCTGCCAGAGAAAAACTGGGACAAATCTTACACCCTCTACAG GATTTCTACAGTCATAGCAACTGGGTGGAGATGGGAAACCAACTCCCAAACTCCAATCTGATCAGATCAGACACCAGCGTTGGCAACATAGCAG CTGAAAGCAGAGCAACCTGTCGCGACTGTAATGGAGACGACTGCAGGAACAACATTTTGGAGGATATTCTCAGGGAAAATATACTAACCACAGGAtactttaattttgtgtctaaaccGAGAG GAAAATGCAACCATGGAGATGAGCATGATAGAACAAGTAACATTGAACCTAAAGGTGGGATCAATAAAGACACTTTGGACTCCAGCCATGGACACCTCCACATGGAAGCTGCAAATGTGGCAATTGCTGCAACCAGTGAGCTCCTGGAGGACATTCGAGGGGCTGCTGGTGACAAACCATTCCTCCA GATGATGGGAATCTCAAGAGGATCCAGTAAAGCTCTTTGTTTTGTGATCGACACGACAGGAAGCATGAGTGATGACATTGCAGCAGTGAGGACTGTCACTTCTGATATAATTGACAGGAGAGTGGGAACACAAGACGAGCCCTCAGTTTACATTCTTGTACCTTTCAATGATCCAG ATTTTGGGCCACTGACAAGGACAACAGACCCAGAAGTCTTCAGGAATGCTATTAATTCACTAACAGCAACTGGTGGAGGAGATGCTCCAGAAATGAGTCTTTCTGGGCTTCAG CTGGCATTAACTAGTGCTCCTCCCAATTCTGAGATCTTCCTCTTCACTGATGCAGCTGCTAAAGATGTACACCTGAGAAACACAGTGCTCGCACTCATCGGGCGAACCAACACGGTG gTAAACTTCATGATAACTGCCGTTCTGGGATTTCGTCGTCGTAGGCAGAGTGATGATAGCctccaacaacaacagcaacaacaaccaaaaagtCGAATGGTGAGATCAGATGCTCAGCTGTACAGAGACCTGGCTCAGGCTTCAGGAGGTCTGGCTATCCAAGTCTCAAAGAGTGAGCTCCTTGAAGCCACCAGCATCATAACACAGACATCCAGCTCCTCTCTG GTGACCCTTCTGCAGGCAGCCAGGAATCCAGGAAAGGCTGAAAATTTCACCTTCACCGTTGACGAGTCGGTGAAAAACCTCACAGTTTACATCACTGGGAACTCTGTGACCTTTACTCTTATCAGCCCCTCAG GTGTGTCTCAGGAAAGCACCGACACGACAGGATCACTGATCACTGCATCCCAGTCAGTGGGAAACTTCAAGACTCTGCAGCTAAAACAACAAGTTGGACTGTGGGAAATTCAAATGGTGTCAACAAATCCCTACATTCTGAAGGTTGTAG GTGAAAGTCCCATTGACTTCCTGTTTAACTTTTTGGAGGAATCGCAGGGCCCGTTCGGAGGTTTTGATGTCGTAGACAATCGTCCCAGAGCTG GTGTTAATGGCAGCCTGATGGTGACAGTGACCGGGAGTGAATCCGCCACAGTGACAGAAGTCATTCTGGTTGAATCGTCTGGGTTCGGAGAGGTTAATGGCAACGTGGAGGCTCAGGGTGGAGGAGACTTCTTGGCTCACTTTGACAGGATACCAGCAGAGGAGTTTGTGGTGCTTGTGAAGGGGCAGAGCAATAATGGTTCCCCCAGAATGTCCTCTGCAAACTTTCAAAGGCAGTCCCCCACCAACATCAGAGCATCTGCTGTGGCTGTTACTTCT CCTGATTCAGACAGCGTCTTAGTTCCAGGAACACCACTTTCAGTTCCCTTCACTGTGATGACGAGTGGTACAGGAGGAACCTTCAGCATCCAAGCTACCAATGACCAAAGTTTTCCCTCGACTTTCCCGTCCAGTTTAATGCTGGAAACTGACGGCAGTGCCAATGGTACAGGGACCCTCACAGCACCTCTCAACACTGCGTCTGGTACTGTCGTCACCCTGACCATTTCGGCCGAGGCTTCAGGAGCCACAGACACCAACTACGTCGTGCGGCGTTTCACTGTCCTTGAAACG GTGACTGATATCACTAAGCCGGTGTGTGAGCTGCCCAGCCTGCAGTCCCTCTGCTCTGATAACTGCGTGTTATCGATGTGGGAGCTCTCAGTTCAGGTGACTGATGGTGCTAATGGGACGGGTGTCGACCGTATTACCCTCAGACAAGGCAATGGGACCTTGAACACCAGCCTGGCTGCTGACAATGAGAACATAACCCTGGTTTCCTACAGTGCGTCTTGCTGTTCACCTGATGTGGAGCTGGTGGTTGTGGATCGGGTGGGTAATGTAGCCACATGTTTCTACAGCGTCCGGACCGTCGCTACAACCACAAACACTCCCACAACTACAACCACTCCCACAACCACAACTACTCCCACAACCACAAACACTCCCACAACTACAACCACTCCCTTAACCACAACTACTCCCACAaccacaaacactcacacaacaacaaccactCTCTTAACCACAAACACTCCCACAACCACAACTACTCCCACAACCACAACTACTCCCACAACCACAAACACTCCCACAACTACAACCACTCTCTTAACCACAAACACTCCCACAACCACAACTACTCCCACAACCACAACTACTCCCACAACCACAAACACTCCCACAACCACAACTACTCCCACAACCACAAACACTCCCACAACCACTCCCACAACAACAACCTCTCCCACAACCACAACTACTCCCACAACCACAAACACTCCCACAACCACAACCTCTCCCACAACAACAACCTCTCCCACAACCACAACTACTCCCACAACCACAAACACTCCCACAACCACAACCTCTCCCACAACAACAACCTCTCCCACAACCACTCCCACAACAACAACCTCTCCCACAACCACCATTCCCACAATCATGACCACAACCACTCCCACAACGACCACTCCCACAATCATGACCACAACCAAGACAACTACAACCACCAATACTCCACAGCGTCCAACAGTAGCAGCTGTTGAGTCTTTGTCTACCAGAGCTGTTCAGTCTTTTCTTCTTTGCCTTAGCATCACGGTCCTGGGGCtcagtttaacattttaa